The genomic window CGGGGACGACATCGCCGCGCAGAATGCGGCCTTGCGCGAAGCGCTGCGGACGCTGCAGCCGGCGACCGCGGGCGGCGAAGCGCCCCTCGACGCGACGCCGATCGCGACCGCGCTCGGCCAGCTCGCACGCAGCTACGACCCGCGCTGGGGCGGCTTCGGCGGCGCCCCGAAATTCCCGCACGTCGCCGACCTCGCGCTGCTGCTGCGCCAGGACGACCCGGGGCAGCGCGCGCTGGCGCTCGACACGCTGCGGCACATGGCCGCCGGCGGCCTGTACGACCACCTCGGCGGCGGCTTCGCCCGCTACAGCGTCGACGAACGCTGGGAAATCCCGCATTTCGAGAAGATGCTGTACGACAACGGACCGCTGCTCGCGCTCTACGCCGACGCCTGGGCGCTCACCGGCGAGCCGCTGTTCCGGCAGGTGGCCGAGGACACCGCAGCCTGGGCAATGCGCGAGATGCAGCTCGCCGACGGCGGCTACTGCGCGTCGCTCGACGCCGATGCCGAGGGCGAGGAAGGCCGCTTCTACGTGTGGACACCGGACGCCGTCCGCGCGCTGCTGACGCCCGCCGAATACGCAGTCGCCGCCGCACACTACGGCCTCGACGGACCGCCGAATTTCGAGAACCGCGCCTGGCACCTGTGCGTCCGCCAGCCGCTCGCCGAGGTCGGCCGACGGCTGCGCCTGTCGCCGGCCGACTGCGCGACGCTGCTCGCCGCGGCGCGCGGCAAGCTGTTCGCCGCGCGCGAAACGCGGGTCCGGCCGCACCGCGACGACAAGGTGCTCGCCGCCTGGAACGGCTTGATGATCGGCGGCATGGCGCACGCGGCACGCGTCTGCGGCCGGCAGGATTGGCTGGATTCCGCGCAGCGGGCATTCGCTTTCATCAAGGACGCACTGTGGCGCGACGGCCGGCTGCTCGCCAGCTGGCGCGACGGGCGGGCGCAGCACAATGCCTACCTCGACGACCACGCCTTCCTGCTTTCCGCGGCGCTGGAACTGCTGCAATCCGCGTGGCGCACCGATGCGCTGGCCTTCGCCGGGGAACTCGCAACGGCGCTGCAAGCGCGTTTCGAGGATTCCGCCGGCGCTTTCTTCTTCACCAGCCACGACCACGAGACGCTGCTGCTGCGCCCGAAACACGGGCACGACGAGGCGATGCCGAGCGGCAACGGCGTCGCCGCGCAGGCCCTGCTACGGCTAGCGGCGCTGACCGGCGACGCCGCCTGCGCAAGGGCCGCGGAACGCACGCTGGCCGCCTTCTGGCCGGAACTGCGGGCGCAGCCCGGCGGTTTCGCGACGCTGCTGCTGGCGCTCGACGACTGGCTGACGCCGCCGTCGCTGCTGGTCCTGCGCGGACCGGCCGGCGAGCTCGCCGCGTGGCAGCGCCGGCTGGCCGCCTGCTTCCTGCCGAAAACGCTGCTGCTCGCGCCGCCCGTAGACAGCGGCCCACTGCCGCCGCCGCTCGACAAACCGCAGCCGGCACATGTCAACGCGTGGCTGTGCGAAAGCGTTAGTTGTCAGGCACCGATCGACAGCCTGGAAAATTTGATCCATGTTGTTTCCAAGCCGAAAAATGTGGAATAAGATCGGCATTCCCGACACTTTTACTTAAACCGCAATACGGAGCGAGAGAGATGAAAGCTATCACCGTTTCCCTGCTGGCCGCCGCCGGTATCCTGTCCGCCGGTGCCGTCCAGGCTGACGAAGCGCTGGCCAAGGCGAAGAACTGCATGACCTGCCACCAGATCGACAAGAAGGTCGTCGGCCCGTCGTACAAGGACGTCGCCAAGAAGTACACCGCCGCCGACGAAGCCAAGCTGGTGGACAAGATCATCAAGGGTGGCAAGGGTTCGTGGGGCGAAGTGCCGATGCCGCCGAACAAGGTCACCCCGGAAGAGGCCTCCAAGCTGGTGAAGTGGATCCTGAGCCAGAAGTGATCTTCCCGCTCCCGAAAAGCCGGCGACCCGCCGGCTTTTTCGTTTCCGGCGCCCGTTATTGACAAGCACCGCCGCCCTCCGCAGAATCGCCCCGCTGGCACCCTTACCGCCGCCCTGACGCAACAACAACATCGGAGACTCGTTCATGCAATTCGCCCGCATCCCCGGCATCACCCTCGCCCTCGCTGCCGCCATCGCCATGATCGGCTGCGGCAAGAAGGAAGAACCGCAGCCCCAGACTGCCGCCCCGGCCGCCGCGCCAGCCCCCGCCGCCAAGCCCGAAGTCGTCGTCAAGCTCGGCCACGTGGCGCCGATGACCGGCCCGCAGGCCCACCTCGGCAAGGACAACGAAAACGGCGCCAAGCTGGCGGTCGAGGAACTGAATGCGCAGACCCTCGAGATCGGCGGCGCCAAGGTCAAGTTCGAGCTGCTCTCCGAAGACGACGGCGCCGATCCGAAGCAGGGCACGATCGTCGCCCAGAAGCTGGTCGACGCGAAGGTCAACGGCGTCATCGGCCACCTCAACTCGGGCACCACGATCCCGGCCTCGAAGCTGTACTCCGACGCCGGCATCCCGCAGATCTCGCCGTCGGCGACCAACCCGAAGTACACGCAGCAGGGCTTCAAGACCGCCTTCCGCGTGATGGCGAACGACGTCCAGCAGGGCAAGATCCTCGGCGAATTCGCCGCCAAGCAGGGCGCCAAGACCGTCGCCATCGTCGATGACCGCACCGCCTACGGCCAGGGCCTCGCCGACGAGTTCAAGAAGTCGGCCGAAGCCGCCGGCCTGAAGGTCGTCGCCACCGAGTACACCAACGACAAGGCGACCGACTTCAAGGCGATCCTGACCAAGATCAAGTCGACCAAGGCCGACCTCGTCTTCTACGGCGGCATGGACGCGCAGGGCGGCCCGATGGCCAAGCAGATGAAGGAACTCGGGCTGAAGGCCAAGTTCCTCGGCGGCGACGGCGTGTGCACGCCGGAGTTCACCAAGCTCGGCGGCCCGGCCACCGACGGCCACTACTGCTCGCTGCCCGGCATGCCGCTGGAGAAGCTGGCCAAGGGGCCGGAGTTCAAGGACAAGTTCACCAAGAAGTTCAACGCCGAGATCCAGCTCTACGCCCCCAATGCCTATGACGCCGTGATGGTCATGGCCGACGCGATGAAGCGCGCCAACTCGGTCGAACCGGCCAAGTACCTGCCGGAAGTCGGCAAGGCCGCCTACGACGGAGTCACCGCCAAGATCGAGTTCGACGACAAGGGCGACCTGAAGGGCGGCGCGATCTCGATCTACCAGTACAAGGAAGGCAAGCTGAACTACGTGGAAACCCTGGGCATGGCCCCGGCTGCCGCCCCCGCGGCTGCTCCGGCGGAAGCCCCGGCGGCGGCCCCGGCCGAAAAGAAGTAAAGGCCAAGTAAGGGTATAATCCGCCCCGCTAAAGAAAACGGCGCCTGCCGGCGCCGTTTTCTTATTTGACTCCGGACTCACAAGGCATGGACATCTTTCTTCAACAAATCATCAACGGCCTGGTGCAGGGCTCCATCTACGCGATGGTCGCACTCGGCTACACGATGGTGTACGGCATCATGGGCCTGATCAACTTCGCCCATGGCGAAGTGGTCATGATCGGCACGCTGGTCGCGATCACCGTCGTCACCTTCACGCTCAAACTCGGCTTCCCCGTCTGGCTCGCCGGCGCGACCGGCATCGCCGCCGCTGCCGCGGTCTGCATGGCCCTCGGCTGGAGCCTGGAACGCATCGCCTACCGGCCCTTGCGCAACGCGCCGCGACTGACGCCGCTGATCACCGCGATCGGCATGTCGATCGTACTGCAGAACGTCGCGATGATGGTCTGGGGGCGCAACTACATGACCTTCCCGTCGCTGGTCGAGAAGACGCAGTTCGAATTCGGCGGCGCCGCCTTCACCAGCGTCCAGGTGATGATCGTGCTGGTCGCCTCGATCTCGATGGGCGGACTGCTCTTCCTCGTCTATCGCACCCGGCTGGGCATGGCCATGCGCGCGACGGCGCAGAACCCGGCGGTGGCCGGGCTGATGGGAGTGAACGCCAACCGCGTCATCGCCTCCGCCTTCGTCATCGGCTCCGCGCTCGGCGCCATCGCCGGCGTCATGGTCGGCACCTATTACGAGATCGCCCACTACCAGATGGGCTTCATGCTCGGCCTGAAGGCCTTCACCGCGGCGGTGCTCGGCGGCATCGGCAACCTCGCCGGGGCGATGGCCGGCGGCGTCCTGCTCGGCCTGATCGAGGCCCTCGGCGCCGGCTACATCGGCGACCTGACCGGCGGCTTCCTCGGCAGCCACTACCAGGACATCTTCGCCTTCGTCGTGCTGATCGGCGTGCTGATGTTCAGGCCGTCCGGCCTGTTCGGCGAAAAGACGGGAGACCGCGCATGAAAACCTGGTTCGACAGCCTATCCCCGCGCGCCCTCTTCGGCCTCGCCCTGGTCGCCGTCGCCCTGCTCGCGCTGCCCTTCGTCGCGGCGCTGGGCGGCCAGGCCTGGGTGCGCATCGTCAATTTCGCGATCCTCTACGCCTTCCTCGCGCTCGGGCTGAACATCGTCGTCGGCTTCGCCGGCCTGCTCGACCTCGGCTACATCGCCTTCTACGCGGTCGGCGCCTATATCTGGGCGCTGCTGGCCAGTCCCCACTTCGGCCTGCACCTGCCGTTCTGGGCGATCCTGCCGCTGGGGGCGCTGCTCGCCGGCGTCGCCGGCGCGCTGCTCGGCGCCCCGACGCTGAAGCTCAGGGGCGACTACCTGGCGATCGTGACGCTCGGCTTCGGCGAGATCGTGCGCATCTTCATCAATAACCTGAACGCGCCGGTGAACATCACCAACGGCGCCCAGGGCATCACGCTGATCGACCCGGTGGCGGTCGCCGACTTCAAGTTCAACACCACCTCGACGATCCTCGGCATCACCTTCACCGGCCCGCAGAAGTACTACTACCTGCTGGTGCTGCTGGCGCTCGGCGTGATCCTCGTCAATTACCGGCTGCAGCACTCACGCATCGGCCGTGCCTGGCAGGCGATCCGCGAGGACGAGATCGCAGCCAAGGCGGTCGGCATCAACACGCGCAACGTCAAGCTGCTCGCCTTCGCGATGGGCGCCTCGTTCGGCGGCATCGCCGGCGGCATCTTCGCCGCGATGCAGGGCTTCGTGTCGCCGGAAAGCTTCTCGCTGATCGAGTCGGTGATGATCCTGGCGATGGTCGTCCTCGGCGGCATGGGCCACATCCCCGGCGTCATCCTCGGCGCGGTGCTGCTGACGGTGCTCCCCGAGGCGTTGCGCTACGCCGTCGTGCCGGTGCAGAAGGCCCTCTTCGGCGAGGTACTGGCCGACCCCGAGAGCCTGCGCATGCTGGTCTTCGGCCTGGCGCTGGTGCTGGTGATGCGCTTCAAGCCGGCCGGCCTGTGGCCGTCGGCGGAACGCCGGCGCGAACTTGCGGAGAAAGTGAAATGAGCGAAGTGCTACTCGAAGCGAAAGCCGTCGCCAAGCATTTCGGCGGCGTCAAGGCGCTGCGCGACGTCTCGCTGACCATCCGTCGCGGCGAGGTCTATGGCCTGATCGGGCCCAACGGCGCCGGCAAGACCACCTTCTTCAACTGCCTGACCGGCCTCTACGTGCCGGAAGGCGGCGGCTTCACCTTCGCCGGCGCGCCGCTGAAGGCCGACGCGCCGCATCAGGCGGCCGAGCGCGGCATCGCCCGCACCTTCCAGAACATCCGCCTGTTCGGCAACATGACGGCGCTGGAGAACGTCATGGTCGGCCGCCACGTGCGCACCAAGGCCGGCGTGCTCGGCGCCGTCTTCCGCGACGCCGGGACCCGCGCCGAGGAGGCGGCGATCCGCCGCCGCGCCGAGGAGCTGCTGCATTACGTCGGCGTCGCCGACCGCGCCGGCGACCTGGCGAAGAACCTCTCGTACGGCGACCAGCGCCGGCTGGAAATCGCCCGCGCGCTGGCGACCGAACCGAAGCTGCTGTGCCTCGACGAACCGGCGGCCGGCATGAACGGCACCGAGACCGAGGAGCTGCGCGTGCTGATCGAAGGCATCCGCGCCGACGGCGTGACCATCCTGCTGATCGAGCACGACGTCAAGCTGGTGATGGGCCTCTGCGACCGCGTCGCCGTGCTCGACTACGGCGCGCTGGTGATCGAGGACGTCCCCGCAGTCGTCCAGCACGACCCGCGCGTGATCGAAGCCTACATCGGAGTCGCCGCATGAGCGCCAACAACCACAACAACGGCAACGGCGTACCGCCGCTGCTGATCGCCGAGGGCCTGCGCGTTGCCTACGGCGGCATCCAGGCGGTGCGCGGCATCACCTTCCACGTCAAGGAAGGCGAAACGGTGGCGCTGATCGGCGCCAACGGCGCCGGCAAGACGAGCACGCTGCGCGCGCTGTCGCGCATGCTCGACGTCGCCGGCGGCAGCATCCGCTACCAGGGCAAGGAGATCACCGACCTGCCGCCGCACCGGCTGGTGCGCGAGGGGATCGCGCTGGTGCCCGAGGGCCGCGGCGTCTTCCCGCGCCTGACCATCGCCGAGAACCTGGCGATGGGGGCCTACACGCGCGGCGACAAGGCCGACATCGCCAAGGACATGGAGCACATCTACGGCCTCTTCCCGCGCCTCAAGGAGCGCGAGAAGCAGCTCGCCGGCACGCTTTCCGGCGGCGAGCAGCAGATGCTGGCGATCGGCCGCGCGCTGATGAGCCGGCCGAAGCTGCTGCTGCTCGACGAACCCTCGATGGGACTGGCGCCGATCATGGTGCAGAAGATCTTCGAGGTGATCCGCACGGTGGCGGCACAGGGAATGACCATCCTGCTGATCGAGCAGAACGCCAAGCTGGCGCTGGAAACGGCGCAGCGCGGCTACGTCATGGAAAGCGGCGAGATCACGCTGACCGACGAGGCGGCGGCGCTGCTCGACAATCCGCAGGTGCGCGCCTGCTACCTCGGCGAGTAGACGCCCGGCGCCGGCGCGGTACGCTCTGCGCCGGCCGCCGATGCGCGTTCAATACTCCATCGTATCGGCGAAGTTGATCGCCGCCAGCTGCGCGCGATTCACCTGCTCGGGCCGCAGCCCGAGCAGTTCCGCCTGCGCCGCCAGCGCCGCGCCGTCGCCGCCCTCGCAGGCCAGCGCCAGCTCGAGGAAGGGCGCGTAGAGCCCGCCGTTGCCGAGCAGCGCGTCGGTGATCGGCTCCGGCAGGTGCATCGCTTCCAGCGCATTCTCCATGCTGACGCCAAGCAGCAGGTCGAGCATCGAGAAGGCGCCGGTGATGAACAGGTTGTCGTATTCCTGACGGTCCACCAGCCCCTGCCCCAGCTGTTCCATCATCCGCCCGCGCGTCAGCGCGGTGTGCATCAGCGTCGGCGCCATCGGGTCCTTGCTCGCCGTCACCAGCAGCAGCGACAGCCACTTGTTCAGCTTCTCGTAGCCGAGGATGGTGACCGCGTGCTTGAACGACTGCACCTCGCAGGACAGGCCGAAGCCGACCGAGTTGATGTAGCGCAGCAGCTTGTACGACAGCGCGACGTCCTGCTTCAGCGCCGCCTCGATCTCGCCGACATCAGCGTTCTTGCGCACCAGGTTGAGCACGCGCACGATGTGCGCCTGGCTGGCGTTGAGCTGCTTCGCCGGCGACTCGCTCGGCTGCTTGACGAACCAGCCGGCGGCGGCGCTCATGCCGGCCTCGATGCAGTCCTTGAATCCCTGCTGGCTGTCCACGTTGAAGACGACCGGGATGCCGAAGGCCTGCGTCTTCGCCGCCAGCACCTTCAGCTGCGCCGGCGAGAACTTGGCGAGATCGAAGCCGATGAAGCGGAAGCCGGTGCCGCTGTTCAGCGCCTGCGCCGCACTGGCGTCGAAGTCGTAGCACAACGACAGCCTGGCCTCCTTCAGCGCGGCGACGAAATCGGCCGCCTGCTCGGCGCAGAACGGCGCCCCCGGCAGCTCGAAGGTGACGTTGGCCGGCGCCACCCAGTCGAGCAACCCCATGTCGCCGGGAATGCTGTCGAAGTTCACGAAAATGCTGCGGTCGCTCTGCGGCCAGCAGTCGACGAGGCCGTTGAGCGCGTCGATCACCGCCGCCGAGTCGTCGTCCTGGCTGTGCAGGCGGAGGCGGGTGGCGATGATCTTCCCCTGCCGGTTGATCAGCGGCTGGCGGGTGATGTAGAGACTCATCGAAGTTCCTTTGTTCTGGCCGCGGCGACGTCGGCGCGCCGCATCAGGCGCCGACCGTTTCCTGCTGCTTGTCGTTGGCGAAATCGAAGGAATCGGCAAAGAATTCTTCTGGCGGAAGCTTACACTGCGCGCAGAAATCGCGCTTGGCGGCGGCGATCATCGCCGGCGCACCGCAGGCGTAAACCTGATGGCCGGAGAGGTCGGGATAGTCGGCCATCACCGCCGCGTGCACCAGGCCGCTGCGGCCCTGCCAGGCATCATCGGCGGGAGGCTCGGAGAGCACCGGCACGAAGCGGATGCCATGTTCGGCCGCCCAGCGCTCGGCAAGCTCACGCCGGTAGAGGTCGACGCCGGCGCGCGCGCCCCAATAGACGACGATCGAGCGCTGGCAGCCCTCGGCAATGGCATGCTCGACCACCGACTTGATCGGCGCGAAGCCGGTACCGCCGGCGACCATGATCATCGGCTTGGCCGACTCCTCGCGCAGGAAGAAGCTGCCGTGCGGGCCGTTCAGGCGCAGGATGTCCTTCTCCTTCATCGCGGCGAACACGTGCTCGGTGAACTGGCCGCCGGCAATGCGGCGGACGTGCAGCTCGAGCAGCTCGTCGTCGTGCGGCGCGTTGGCCAGCGAGAAGCTGCGCCGCTTGCCGTCCTTCAGCAGGATGTCGACGTACTGGCCGGCGAGGAACTGCAGGCGCTCGTTCGCCGGCAGCTTCAGCTTGACGATCATCACGTCCGGCGCCGCCTTCGTCAGCTGCTGCACGCGCGCCGGCAGCGTCTTCACCGGGATGTCGCCGGCCTTCCGCACCTCGCGCGACTCGATGACCAGGTCGGATTGCGGCTTCGCACAGCAGAACAGCGTCTGGCCGGCAGCGCGCTCGGCGTCGGAAAGCGCGTGCGGCTGCGCCCTGCCGTGGTCGACGTCGCCCGCCAGCACCTTGCCCTTGCAGGCGCCGCAGGCGCCATCGCGGCAGCCGTAGGGCAGCGTCAGGCCGTGGCGCAACGCCGCTTCGAGGATGGTTTCGTCGCCCTCGGCGACGAAGGCGTGGCCGGAAGGCTGGATGCTGACCGAAAAGCTCATGGTTCCCCTTTGTCGTTTCGGCGCCGGCGGCCCCGGCAGCGGAAGCGGGTTGGTACAATGCCGCGGTGCAAAAACTACTGATTGTCGGCTGTGGTGATGTCGCCTGGCGGGCGCTGCCCAGGCTCGTCCGGCGCTACCGCGTCTTCGCGCTGCTGCGCGATGCGGGCGAGCATGCCCGCTGGCGTGCCGCCGGCGCCGTGCCGCTCGCCGGCAATCTCGACGCCCCGGCCAGCCTCGGCCGCCTCGCTGGCCTCGCCGACGCCGTCTTGCATCTCGCACCGCCGCCCGACCGCGGCGACCGCGACCCGCGCACGCGCCACCTGCTGGCGGCGCTGGGACGGGGAAAAAGTCTACCACAGCGCCTGATCTACATTAGTACC from Azospira restricta includes these protein-coding regions:
- a CDS encoding branched-chain amino acid ABC transporter substrate-binding protein, which produces MQFARIPGITLALAAAIAMIGCGKKEEPQPQTAAPAAAPAPAAKPEVVVKLGHVAPMTGPQAHLGKDNENGAKLAVEELNAQTLEIGGAKVKFELLSEDDGADPKQGTIVAQKLVDAKVNGVIGHLNSGTTIPASKLYSDAGIPQISPSATNPKYTQQGFKTAFRVMANDVQQGKILGEFAAKQGAKTVAIVDDRTAYGQGLADEFKKSAEAAGLKVVATEYTNDKATDFKAILTKIKSTKADLVFYGGMDAQGGPMAKQMKELGLKAKFLGGDGVCTPEFTKLGGPATDGHYCSLPGMPLEKLAKGPEFKDKFTKKFNAEIQLYAPNAYDAVMVMADAMKRANSVEPAKYLPEVGKAAYDGVTAKIEFDDKGDLKGGAISIYQYKEGKLNYVETLGMAPAAAPAAAPAEAPAAAPAEKK
- a CDS encoding thioredoxin domain-containing protein — protein: MPNRLAGETSPYLLQHADNPVDWYPWGEEALARARREQRPILLSIGYSACHWCHVMAHESFADAATAAVMNRHFVNIKVDREERPDLDHVYQLAHQLLQRRAGGWPLTMFLTPDGTPFFGGTYFPKRSRLGLPGFADLLAQIAAVFAERGDDIAAQNAALREALRTLQPATAGGEAPLDATPIATALGQLARSYDPRWGGFGGAPKFPHVADLALLLRQDDPGQRALALDTLRHMAAGGLYDHLGGGFARYSVDERWEIPHFEKMLYDNGPLLALYADAWALTGEPLFRQVAEDTAAWAMREMQLADGGYCASLDADAEGEEGRFYVWTPDAVRALLTPAEYAVAAAHYGLDGPPNFENRAWHLCVRQPLAEVGRRLRLSPADCATLLAAARGKLFAARETRVRPHRDDKVLAAWNGLMIGGMAHAARVCGRQDWLDSAQRAFAFIKDALWRDGRLLASWRDGRAQHNAYLDDHAFLLSAALELLQSAWRTDALAFAGELATALQARFEDSAGAFFFTSHDHETLLLRPKHGHDEAMPSGNGVAAQALLRLAALTGDAACARAAERTLAAFWPELRAQPGGFATLLLALDDWLTPPSLLVLRGPAGELAAWQRRLAACFLPKTLLLAPPVDSGPLPPPLDKPQPAHVNAWLCESVSCQAPIDSLENLIHVVSKPKNVE
- a CDS encoding CDP-6-deoxy-delta-3,4-glucoseen reductase, producing MSFSVSIQPSGHAFVAEGDETILEAALRHGLTLPYGCRDGACGACKGKVLAGDVDHGRAQPHALSDAERAAGQTLFCCAKPQSDLVIESREVRKAGDIPVKTLPARVQQLTKAAPDVMIVKLKLPANERLQFLAGQYVDILLKDGKRRSFSLANAPHDDELLELHVRRIAGGQFTEHVFAAMKEKDILRLNGPHGSFFLREESAKPMIMVAGGTGFAPIKSVVEHAIAEGCQRSIVVYWGARAGVDLYRRELAERWAAEHGIRFVPVLSEPPADDAWQGRSGLVHAAVMADYPDLSGHQVYACGAPAMIAAAKRDFCAQCKLPPEEFFADSFDFANDKQQETVGA
- a CDS encoding ABC transporter ATP-binding protein translates to MSANNHNNGNGVPPLLIAEGLRVAYGGIQAVRGITFHVKEGETVALIGANGAGKTSTLRALSRMLDVAGGSIRYQGKEITDLPPHRLVREGIALVPEGRGVFPRLTIAENLAMGAYTRGDKADIAKDMEHIYGLFPRLKEREKQLAGTLSGGEQQMLAIGRALMSRPKLLLLDEPSMGLAPIMVQKIFEVIRTVAAQGMTILLIEQNAKLALETAQRGYVMESGEITLTDEAAALLDNPQVRACYLGE
- a CDS encoding ABC transporter ATP-binding protein gives rise to the protein MSEVLLEAKAVAKHFGGVKALRDVSLTIRRGEVYGLIGPNGAGKTTFFNCLTGLYVPEGGGFTFAGAPLKADAPHQAAERGIARTFQNIRLFGNMTALENVMVGRHVRTKAGVLGAVFRDAGTRAEEAAIRRRAEELLHYVGVADRAGDLAKNLSYGDQRRLEIARALATEPKLLCLDEPAAGMNGTETEELRVLIEGIRADGVTILLIEHDVKLVMGLCDRVAVLDYGALVIEDVPAVVQHDPRVIEAYIGVAA
- a CDS encoding c-type cytochrome — protein: MKAITVSLLAAAGILSAGAVQADEALAKAKNCMTCHQIDKKVVGPSYKDVAKKYTAADEAKLVDKIIKGGKGSWGEVPMPPNKVTPEEASKLVKWILSQK
- a CDS encoding ABC transporter permease subunit: MKTWFDSLSPRALFGLALVAVALLALPFVAALGGQAWVRIVNFAILYAFLALGLNIVVGFAGLLDLGYIAFYAVGAYIWALLASPHFGLHLPFWAILPLGALLAGVAGALLGAPTLKLRGDYLAIVTLGFGEIVRIFINNLNAPVNITNGAQGITLIDPVAVADFKFNTTSTILGITFTGPQKYYYLLVLLALGVILVNYRLQHSRIGRAWQAIREDEIAAKAVGINTRNVKLLAFAMGASFGGIAGGIFAAMQGFVSPESFSLIESVMILAMVVLGGMGHIPGVILGAVLLTVLPEALRYAVVPVQKALFGEVLADPESLRMLVFGLALVLVMRFKPAGLWPSAERRRELAEKVK
- a CDS encoding branched-chain amino acid ABC transporter permease, producing the protein MDIFLQQIINGLVQGSIYAMVALGYTMVYGIMGLINFAHGEVVMIGTLVAITVVTFTLKLGFPVWLAGATGIAAAAAVCMALGWSLERIAYRPLRNAPRLTPLITAIGMSIVLQNVAMMVWGRNYMTFPSLVEKTQFEFGGAAFTSVQVMIVLVASISMGGLLFLVYRTRLGMAMRATAQNPAVAGLMGVNANRVIASAFVIGSALGAIAGVMVGTYYEIAHYQMGFMLGLKAFTAAVLGGIGNLAGAMAGGVLLGLIEALGAGYIGDLTGGFLGSHYQDIFAFVVLIGVLMFRPSGLFGEKTGDRA
- a CDS encoding EAL and HDOD domain-containing protein, with the protein product MSLYITRQPLINRQGKIIATRLRLHSQDDDSAAVIDALNGLVDCWPQSDRSIFVNFDSIPGDMGLLDWVAPANVTFELPGAPFCAEQAADFVAALKEARLSLCYDFDASAAQALNSGTGFRFIGFDLAKFSPAQLKVLAAKTQAFGIPVVFNVDSQQGFKDCIEAGMSAAAGWFVKQPSESPAKQLNASQAHIVRVLNLVRKNADVGEIEAALKQDVALSYKLLRYINSVGFGLSCEVQSFKHAVTILGYEKLNKWLSLLLVTASKDPMAPTLMHTALTRGRMMEQLGQGLVDRQEYDNLFITGAFSMLDLLLGVSMENALEAMHLPEPITDALLGNGGLYAPFLELALACEGGDGAALAAQAELLGLRPEQVNRAQLAAINFADTMEY